The Gemmatimonadaceae bacterium genomic sequence CGCCGTCCAGGTCCGCGGGGTGGTGGCAGCGCTCATGCCGGTGGCAACCTGCCACGCGTCGTCGGTCTTCACGGTCACGGTTGCCGGGAAGGCGGTGTCGCGGCCCTCGGGATACAGAAAGAGGTTCGTGCCGTTGAAGAACGCAAAGTCGGCGCGCGACCAGGCCATCGCGTTATCGAGCGAGTCGGCGCGATAGTCGAACGCCACCGTGACCCGCTGAGCCCCGGACGGCTGCACCCGCCAGGTATCTGCGTCGAGTTTGTCCCAGGTGAGCGGCTTCCCGTCGCCCGTCACCTCGAACCCGGAGACGTTGCGCGCAAACCAGCTCAGCTCGTACGCGCCCGGCGTCCATGCGGGCAGCGAGAGCAGCAACGGCTCGCGGCCGGTCGTGGTGAGCGTCGTCGTAACGCGGAGCGAACGCCGCGCACCGTGTGCCCTGGTGAACTCCACCGTGTACGCGACGTTGCTGACGCCGGCGGACATGGCGATCCCCGGCGGCGTCGCCGGACGCTGGGCCGGCAGGCACGGGGCAAGGACGACGAGAGCGGTCGAGAGTGCGAGGCGCATGGAGGGGAGTGGCGGTGGTTCAACGTAATACACCCGAGCGCAGCGAAGGTGTTGCCAGTGACCGACTTGCACGAACCTGCGACCAGCCGTCCGCCGGTGGCGTCAGGCGGCTGCCCCTCGCGCGTGTGCAAGTCGGGCGTTAACCAACGTCTCCATGTCGTGCCGCTGACCTGCGGCCCTCGACCCTGGAGATCGTCATGAACCGCGCCGTCCCGACAACCCGCGCCCGTCACGTGGCCGTGCTCGCCACACTCACGCTCACCCTCGTCATCGGCGCGGCCTGCGGACGGGCCGAATCCGACTCCGCTCCCGGCAGCCAGGCCGTCGAGGGTGGAATACCCGGTGGTGGGGTCGCGGCCGCTCCCATGTCCATGGAACGGCAGCGCGCGGACGCCACGGCGCCGTCCGAAGCCGTGACCAAGACCTCGATGCCCCAAGGCCCCGTCATCCGCGGCGACTCGGTCGCCACGAACATGATCATCCGCAACGGGTTCGTGTCCATCCAGGTCGACTCACTCGAAATCGCGATGGCCGCGGTCCGCGCGATGGCCACTCGACTCGGCGGCTATATCGGCAATGTGTCCACCAGCACCGGGGAATACGCCATCCGTAGCGCCACGCTCGAGGTCAAGGTGCCATCGGCGCGCTTTGAAGAGGCGATGACCACGCTTGGCCCCATCGGAAAGGTCGAGCAGAGCAACGCCACCGCCGAAGATGTTGGCGAAGAGTTCGTTGACCTGACGGCGCGCATGACCAACGCCCGTCGTCTGGAGGATCGCCTGGTCGCTCTTCTTGCCACGCGCACGGGCAAGCTCGAGGACGTCCTGGCCGTGGAGCGAGAG encodes the following:
- a CDS encoding DUF4349 domain-containing protein; translated protein: MNRAVPTTRARHVAVLATLTLTLVIGAACGRAESDSAPGSQAVEGGIPGGGVAAAPMSMERQRADATAPSEAVTKTSMPQGPVIRGDSVATNMIIRNGFVSIQVDSLEIAMAAVRAMATRLGGYIGNVSTSTGEYAIRSATLEVKVPSARFEEAMTTLGPIGKVEQSNATAEDVGEEFVDLTARMTNARRLEDRLVALLATRTGKLEDVLAVERELARVREEIERHEGRLRFLRSRVALSTLSVTVHEAAPLVNPNPGTSVLGEAVKAMWRNFVTLIAATIASLGVVVPVGAVILLGVWGWKRRRRAAISGAPSR